Part of the Virgibacillus natechei genome is shown below.
GCGGAAAGGAGCATGTTAAATTGATTGGATAATTCATTTAATGGTCTCGTGAACTGACGGGCATATTCGGTGAATATAACGATAACACCAACCGTGATATATCCATTAATAGCAAGGATACCCCCGACCAGCGCTATTAAACCAAAACTAAGGAAATTCAACATATTCATTACTTTAGGAATGAATCCAGCAATCGTTTGCGCCCAAAATCCAGTATGCTTTAGGTCTTCATTTCTTTCGGCAAACTCATTAATAACATGGTCTTCTTGAGAGAAAGTCTTCACAATATGCTGCCCAGAAACAATTTCCTCGACATAACCGTTAACTTCACCTAAGTTTTTTTGCTGTAATTTGTACAGGGGACCAGTTCGCTTTGTAATCCACTTTATAGCGAAAAGCATTAATGGAATAATTGACATGGTAACCAGCGTTAATACTGGGCTGAGTGTGAGCATTACAACCAAAGTCCCAACTAGCATTAATATGCTTGAAAAAATTTGAATAACTGATTGGTTTAATGTGTTGTTTACATTATCGATATCATTGGTTAGCCTGCTCATTAATTCACCGTGCTGACGCTTATCAAAATAGGAAATGGGTAGACGATGAAATTGACGGAATAAATCAGTCCTAAGCGCGTATACCGTATTTTGTGCGACACCTATCATCCAAAAGTGTTGCAGGAAAACGGATAGGGAATGAAACAAATAAATGATAATTAACCAGATTAACAGAATACCAAGCCCTGAACTTTCCTGCGTAATGATAAATTCATCAATTGCCATACCAACCATATATGGACCAAGCAATGCCATTGCTGAACTAATGAATACCATGAATATTACCATCAACATTTTCCCACGCTGTCTAGCTAGATAGAGAGAAATGCGTTTTATTGTTCCAAACATATTCTTTGGTTTTTTTCTATTATCTGTTGAGACATTATCTACTGGAATCCGCTCATATTGAAAAGGCTCTTTTAGTTTATTGTTTCGCATATGCGTACTCCTTTCCAAATTGGGACTCCACAATTCTGCTATAAAGATCAGAAACTTTTAGTAGCTCGTCATGTGTATCAATTTCCAGAACCTTACCGTTGTCCATTAGTAAAATACGGTCCGCACTGCTGGCTGTTGAGATTTTTTGTGTAATAATCAGCGTGGTGCAATGGTAATCTTGTATGGCTTCCAGTAGAAGGGATTCCGTAGCTAAATCAAGTGCACTTGT
Proteins encoded:
- a CDS encoding ABC transporter ATP-binding protein, with the translated sequence MRNNKLKEPFQYERIPVDNVSTDNRKKPKNMFGTIKRISLYLARQRGKMLMVIFMVFISSAMALLGPYMVGMAIDEFIITQESSGLGILLIWLIIIYLFHSLSVFLQHFWMIGVAQNTVYALRTDLFRQFHRLPISYFDKRQHGELMSRLTNDIDNVNNTLNQSVIQIFSSILMLVGTLVVMLTLSPVLTLVTMSIIPLMLFAIKWITKRTGPLYKLQQKNLGEVNGYVEEIVSGQHIVKTFSQEDHVINEFAERNEDLKHTGFWAQTIAGFIPKVMNMLNFLSFGLIALVGGILAINGYITVGVIVIFTEYARQFTRPLNELSNQFNMLLSAIAGAERVFNVIDEEQEEKDEDVASELSTTNGHLAFENVSFAYEETPILKNVSFDAKPGETVAFVGHTGAGKTTIINLISRFYNYDDGKITLDGTDIKDIKRSSLRQHMAFVLQDSFLFHNTIRENIRYGRLDATDQDVLDAAKDANAHDFIIRLPEGYDTILDHEGSGISQGQKQLLTIARALLAEPSILVLDEATSNIDTITELKIQEALKRLMHERTSFVIAHRLNTIQEADKIIMLEHGEIIEKGTHDELLRVKGKYNQLYRGQLLDKAN